In Ostrea edulis chromosome 10, xbOstEdul1.1, whole genome shotgun sequence, one genomic interval encodes:
- the LOC125665832 gene encoding uncharacterized protein LOC125665832, with product MNLLVTGLLIVVPLVKAAQFENGHQVGTVTSHSITEASGLCASRTHHDVLYTHNDSGDTHRIYAISATSGHRLGTIYINGAHSQDWEDIACGPCTGGSGHCIYIADTGGNAGGDANTIYRIREPAHIHDQSVNLDGTLQFSWDQHDCETVLVDPRGEVYVVSKVGPGHHGKFVHLPSSAWNQHHHVWVNDGVYLPITASSNSPVGGDISPLGTELLLKTYGHVYYWHIQDGNYEAHIHNYPQALPYHPERQGESVCWKVDNSGYFTLSEGANSALNFYRRISAPPSGSIVG from the exons ATGAACCTTCTAGTGACCGGTCTACTTATTGTAGTCCCGCTTGTAAAAG CGGCCCAGTTTGAGAACGGCCACCAAGTTGGAACGGTTACAAGTCACTCTATAACAGAAGCTTCCGGTTTGTGCGCAAGTAGGACGCATCACGATGTCCTCTACACGCATAACGACTCGGGTGATACTCATCGTATTTACGCCATAAG TGCCACCTCCGGACATCGTCTTGGTACGATTTACATTAATGGCGCCCACAGCCAGGACTGGGAAGACATCGCCTGTGGTCCGTGTACTGGGGGATCGGGACACTGTATCTACATAGCGGACACTGGAGGAAATGCGGGCGGTGATGCAAATACAATTTATAGAATCCGTGAACCGGCTCACATTCACGACCAGAGTGTAAATCTAGACGGAACTCTCCAGTTCAG TTGGGATCAACATGACTGTGAAACAGTGCTGGTGGATCCAAGAGGGGAGGTTTACGTGGTGTCTAAAGTTGGTCCAGGTCACCATGGAAAATTCGTCCATCTTCCGTCCAGCGCATGGAACCAACACCACCACGTTTGGGTGAACGACGGGGTGTACCTCCCCATCACAGCCAGCAGCAACAGCCCTGTGGGAGGGGACATATCACCGCTGGGAACAGAG ctCCTGTTAAAAACATATGGTCATGTGTACTACTGGCATATCCAGGACGGTAACTACGAGGCACACATTCACAATTACCCTCAGGCGCTGCCCTACCACCCTGAAAGACAAGGCGAGTCCGTCTGCTGGAAAGTGGACAACAGCGGCTACTTCACGCTCTCCGAGGGCGCCAACTCAGCCCTCAATTTCTACAGGCGAATATCCGCACCTCCCTCTGGGAGCATTGTAGGATAA